One Desulfovermiculus halophilus DSM 18834 DNA window includes the following coding sequences:
- a CDS encoding HAD family hydrolase, which translates to MTLAVFDLDSTLLNGDSDHAWGEFLARKGIVDRAYKEGNDRFYREYLAGNLDVREYIEFMVQPLLSFDLSELNELRREFIRDSIQPMRLPKAESLLAEHRGWGHILVIITSTTRLITEPIARLLGVEHLLATDLETEGGRLTGRIKGIPCFGPNKVLKLNDWLRSTGHSLDGSFFYSDSHTDLPLLELVHNPVAVDPDSTLHAEAASRGWPVISLR; encoded by the coding sequence ATGACCCTGGCCGTATTTGATCTGGACAGCACCCTGCTGAACGGGGACTCGGATCACGCCTGGGGGGAGTTTCTGGCCCGCAAAGGCATTGTGGACCGCGCATATAAGGAAGGAAACGACCGCTTCTACCGGGAGTATCTAGCTGGGAATCTGGACGTCCGCGAATACATAGAGTTCATGGTTCAGCCTCTGCTCAGCTTTGACCTGAGCGAACTGAACGAGCTGCGCCGGGAGTTCATCCGGGACAGCATACAGCCCATGCGCCTGCCCAAAGCTGAGTCCCTTCTGGCCGAGCACCGCGGTTGGGGCCATATCCTGGTCATCATCACCTCCACAACCCGGCTGATCACCGAACCTATCGCCCGCCTCCTGGGAGTCGAGCATCTGCTGGCCACTGACCTGGAGACAGAAGGCGGCCGCCTGACCGGCAGAATCAAGGGAATACCCTGCTTTGGCCCGAACAAGGTCCTCAAGCTCAACGACTGGCTGCGGTCGACTGGACACTCCCTGGACGGCAGCTTCTTCTATTCCGACTCCCATACCGACCTGCCCCTCTTGGAACTGGTCCACAACCCGGTAGCAGTGGATCCGGACAGCACTCTGCATGCCGAGGCCGCTTCCCGGGGATGGCCGGTGAT
- a CDS encoding M20 family metallopeptidase: MTDDVISLTKELIRFKSMHAHPEEIHRCMDFIQEHLAEHQVYFQRIDHNYVPSLLVAPHSGNVPVTLMTHIDVVNGPDELFFPYEENGRLFGRGSIDDKYAVALSVILYISHLEQARQKGLDQDSLPFGLLITGDEEAGGCNGAKHALQHCTTDFCIALDGGSPDKVVVKEKGVIKLKLTSRGKTAHGARPWLGINAIDALIDDYQTIRSFFSQQTDDHWHRTLNFGTLRAGTSHNQVPETAEGVFDIRYTENDDPDELIASIRQAVRGTLEIEMNEPLFHSGDSPYITMLRELRPELQFGFEHGASDARHLSEHNIPGIVWGAEGEMSQHSENEHVVISSVHEMYAVLDEFLGHLTRNEQTKEERIHDPGRI, translated from the coding sequence CGCCCACCCGGAAGAGATCCACAGATGCATGGACTTCATTCAGGAGCACCTGGCCGAACATCAGGTCTATTTCCAGCGCATAGACCACAACTATGTCCCTTCCCTTCTGGTTGCCCCTCATTCCGGAAACGTCCCGGTTACCTTGATGACCCACATCGACGTCGTGAACGGGCCGGACGAGCTCTTTTTCCCCTATGAGGAAAACGGCAGGCTCTTCGGCCGGGGAAGCATTGACGACAAGTACGCAGTGGCCTTGTCGGTCATTTTGTACATCTCTCACCTGGAGCAGGCCCGCCAAAAAGGTCTGGACCAAGACTCCCTGCCCTTTGGCCTCCTGATTACCGGTGATGAGGAGGCCGGGGGATGCAACGGCGCCAAGCACGCCCTGCAGCATTGTACAACTGATTTCTGCATTGCCCTGGACGGGGGAAGTCCGGACAAGGTCGTGGTCAAGGAAAAGGGGGTAATCAAGCTCAAGCTCACCTCCAGGGGGAAAACCGCCCACGGGGCCAGACCCTGGCTGGGGATCAACGCCATCGATGCACTGATCGACGATTATCAGACCATCCGGAGCTTTTTCAGTCAGCAGACCGATGACCACTGGCACCGGACCTTGAACTTCGGCACCCTTCGGGCCGGGACCTCGCACAACCAGGTTCCGGAGACGGCTGAAGGGGTCTTCGATATCCGGTATACCGAAAACGACGATCCGGATGAGCTGATTGCATCCATCCGGCAGGCGGTTCGGGGCACCCTGGAAATCGAGATGAACGAGCCACTGTTTCACAGCGGAGATTCGCCGTATATCACCATGCTCCGGGAGCTCCGTCCTGAGCTCCAATTCGGATTCGAGCATGGGGCCAGCGATGCACGGCACCTCTCAGAGCACAATATTCCCGGGATCGTCTGGGGTGCGGAAGGCGAAATGAGCCAGCACTCGGAAAACGAACATGTGGTCATCAGCAGCGTGCACGAGATGTACGCGGTGCTGGACGAGTTCCTGGGGCATCTGACCCGCAATGAACAGACCAAGGAAGAGCGGATCCATGACCCTGGCCGTATTTGA